A part of Aricia agestis chromosome 13, ilAriAges1.1, whole genome shotgun sequence genomic DNA contains:
- the LOC121733173 gene encoding uncharacterized protein LOC121733173: MADHDDYEDKQFPDNDEFVPYVTGSNLAQRNGAKVTIWGKIVKVSSSEGFTIKTVDDQEVLVRLKSPINEPLEGWYEIHGMSQGKSILCDEYVPFSEEMTKNVDTEGHKAFAKLLSALDDPWNLGEDSTNMGGIERME; this comes from the coding sequence ATGGCCGATCACGATGACTACGAAGACAAACAATTCCCAGACAACGATGAATTTGTACCGTATGTGACCGGCAGCAACTTAGCACAACGAAATGGCGCCAAAGTTACTATTTGGGGAAAAATCGTAAAAGTATCATCAAGCGAAGGATTTACGATTAAAACTGTGGATGACCAGGAAGTGCTTGTGAGGTTGAAAAGCCCTATCAATGAACCGCTCGAAGGCTGGTATGAAATACACGGTATGTCCCAAGGAAAGTCTATACTTTGCGACGAATATGTGCCATTTTCTGAGGAGATGACGAAAAATGTTGATACAGAAGGTCACAAAGCTTTTGCAAAGCTACTATCAGCCCTTGATGATCCTTGGAATCTCGGTGAAGACAGCACAAATATGGGAGGCATAGAGCGTATGGAGTAA
- the LOC121733172 gene encoding general odorant-binding protein 71, whose translation MTRLRCLIFFCFFLGCHGLSCRSEGGYKDTDLKRMYNTCLKQQNNSSSDNRQEEWSDRGIWNNDRTSYRGDRYDRGNRGRNRDENEDRESRDRYGDSDSRSNSNDRYNMDRRDRNSMNSRDNNYNMNSRDNNGYGNNDENRQNSRLNGRDEFLQSEEYDNDNSRTYHNQYNRRNKRERRVEMNSGQRSQYNPNSKNRGSDSSDSRNSSSSQDKACALHCLMENLHMTGDNGMPDRYLVTHAITRDVRNEDLRDFLQESIEECFQILANENTEDKCEFSRNILICLSEKGKANCDDWKDDFQF comes from the exons ATGACTCGTTTGAGATGCCTGATattcttttgtttctttttggggtgtcat ggcCTGTCTTGCCGATCTGAAGGAGGCTACAAAGATACAGATCTCAAAAGGATGTACAATACTTGTTTGAAACAACAAAACAACAGTAGCAGCGACAATCGTCAAGAAGAGTGGAGTGACAGAGGAATATGGAACAATGATCGAACGAGCTACAGAGGAGATCGCTACGATAGAGGTAATAGAGGCAGAAATAGAGATGAAAACGAAGATAGAGAATCAAGGGATAGATATGGGGACAGCGATTCTAGATCCAATTCCAACGACAGGTATAATATGGATAGAAGAGATAGAAATAGTATGAATAGTAGagataataactataatatgaaTAGTAGAGACAATAACGGATACGGTAATAACGATGAAAATAGACAAAACAGTAGATTGAATGGAAGAGATGAATTCTTACAAAGCGAAGAGTACGATAAT GACAACTCAAGAACCTACCACAACCAATACAACAGGCGAAACAAGCGCGAGCGGCGCGTGGAGATGAACTCGGGGCAGCGGAGTCAGTACAACCCCAACTCGAAGAATAGGGGATCAGACTCTAGCGATTCCCGAAACTCCAGTTCCAGCCAAGACAAAGCCTGCGCCTTGCATTGCTTGATGGAGAATTTGCACATG ACAGGAGATAACGGTATGCCTGATCGGTATCTGGTGACACACGCCATCACCAGAGACGTGAGAAACGAAGACCTGCGAGATTTCCTGCAGGAGTCAATTGAGGAATGCTTCCAGATTCTTGCAAATG AAAACACAGAAGATAAGTGCGAATTCTCAAGGAACATTCTGATTTGTTTGTCGGAAAAAGGCAAAGCCAACTGCGATGACTGGAAGGATGATTTTCAATTCTAA
- the LOC121733168 gene encoding dynein regulatory complex subunit 2-like gives MPKKGKVNKLARMSDEERARYLQHRADMEEEARRRKYELIDRFIKNKLDKEENYSKINTAKINQGWRFILRKIKCNQMALEIQAMMRSFNFLMDRKNRLLESLMRAINDSNDQHRRAFQAHTENLSYFIKLGSQRLDKLQNEYENQKSNLLASWEMEEQDITDKQDSGEFKLVLIKFIQTTDFEAFKKSKEIERATAKNDARLEHEAEIHDLCKPKKLQIEMYWGSLKDVYDCYLEKHNPIMGHYQTLLDKDNFYQQEIFKNDIHIQQASEILNSLQLEWNKMNTSMEMKLKRMNKRKEELAIRYWQMKRETKLERKRENESLTVLVDASQDAINRLQDVKDKLLKTIHLSKICSKYENKKDFALLTELDENGTPVEFQNLDQAMANECKEFSKMDKFLLKVNRIKVQNMCLKAEKAKLTGENMQLKQYIKRYLTELALTGGQARPHSMRVHSEMEKVQMSKKYLNRPVTCIEGALSNAVLHEKRMKLQEKKDKEIGQVRAYPRVHCW, from the exons AACAAACTGGACAAAGAAGAGAATTACAGTAAAATAAATACTGCCAAGATCAACCAAGGATGGAGGTTCATACTACGGAAGATCAAATGCAACCAGATGGCGTTAGAGATACAG GCAATGATGCGAAGCTTCAACTTCCTGATGGACCGTAAGAACCGTCTCCTGGAGTCGCTGATGCGAGCGATCAACGACTCCAACGACCAGCACCGACGGGCGTTCCAGGCGCATACTGAGAATTTGAGCTACTTCATAA aATTAGGATCTCAGCGACTTGATAAACTACAAAATGAGTATGAAAATCAGAAGAGTAATCTACTGGCGTCGTGGGAGATGGAAGAACAGGATATCACTGACAAGCAGGATAGTGGGGAATTCAAACTAGTACTTATCAAGTTCATACAGACCACAGATTTTGAAGCTTTCAAGAAAAGCAAAGAAATTGAAAGAGCTACCGCAAAGAACGATGCAAGACTTGAG CATGAAGCAGAAATCCATGACCTTTGCAAGCCGAAGAAATTGCAAATTGAAATGTACTGGGGCAGTTTGAAAGACGTCTACGACTGTTATTTGGAGAAGCATAACCCGATCATGGGTCACTATCAGACACTACTTGACAAGGACAACTTTTACCAGCAGGAGATCTTCAAAAATGACATCCATATACAGCAAGCTTCg GAAATTCTAAACTCCCTGCAACTAGAATGGAATAAAATGAACACATCAATGGAAATGAAATTGAAAAGGATGAACAAACGAAAAGAGGAACTTGCGATACGGTACTGGCAAATGAAGAGAGAAACAAAACTGGAAAGGAAGAGAGAAAATGAGAGCTTGACTGTATTAGTTGATGCAAGTCAAGATGCTATTAAT AGGTTACAGGATGTCAAAGACAAACTACTGAAAACAATACACTTATCAAAAATATGTagcaaatatgaaaataaaaaggatTTTGCACTTCTTACTGAACTAGATGAGAATGGAACCCCAGTAGAATTCCAGAATTTAGATCAAGCAATGgca aatGAATGCAAAGAGTTTAGCAAGATGGACAAATTccttttaaaagtaaatagaaTAAAGGTCCAGAATATGTGCCTCAAAGCTGAGAAAGCAAAACTTACAGGAGAGAATATGCAGTTAAAGCAGTACATCAAGAGATACCTCACTGAGTTAGCACTGACTGGAGGACAAGCTCGGCCCCACAGCATGAGAGTACATTCGGAAATGGAAAAAGTGCAaatgagtaaaaaatattt AAACCGTCCTGTCACATGTATAGAAGGGGCATTATCAAATGCAGTGCTGCATGAAAAGAGAATGAAGTTGCAAGAAAAGAAAGATAAAGAAATTGGACAAGTACGGGCTTATCCCAGGGTACACTGTTGGTAG